A stretch of DNA from Cryptomeria japonica chromosome 4, Sugi_1.0, whole genome shotgun sequence:
CCAAAAGCCTACTCATTTTGTAATGAAAATACAAAAATGCTTTTAATATAATGGATTTTCACTATTTCCTcctttttttgttttctcttttttgCATTCTTGCTaataaataagataaataggcACTAAAAATATAATATAGACATTATATACATTTAAAAGGAGATGAAACACTTAATGGAAAGGTTTGAGGTGGAAACCGTTAACCGGGATTGGGAGGGGGTCCccattcatgtcttctagcttGAAAGCATTGAAACCTTTACAATGTATAATGCGGAAAGGTCCCTCCCACAGACAGTCGAACTTGGCATACTGACCAGGCCTCGCCACCCTCTCGTTTTATTTCAATACAAGGTCCCCGAGGGTGAAGACCAGATCAGAGCTCTTTTTACTGTCAAACCATCTTTTGACGACTTCCTGTCTGTCTTGGACGGCCATGAAGGTTGCCtcccttgcttcttctagctccataatctcTGCCAATCTTACAGCCATAGGGCTGTTTTCGGCCACTTCCATTGATTTTAGTAATTGCAACGCCGAGATCTCTAGCGACATGGGGAAAAGTGCATCTTTTCCGTATATCAGCTTATACGGGGAGTTCTTTAGAATCTTCTTGGGTGTTATGCAGTCCGCCCATAATGCGCTTCTTAGGTGGTGATGCCATTCCCTCTTGTATTCAGAACCTATCCTTTTAATAAGTCTGATCAAGTTTTTGTTAGTGGACTCAGcaagtccattcccttgaggatagtagtTAGAAGAGTTTTTGAGATAAATACCTTTGCTGAGGGCGAATTGGGTAATTCACGAGCCTGTGAATGCGTGCACATTATCTGATATAATAATTTTTGGGGGACCGTATCGGCATGTCAGATCCTCTAGGAAAGCCAACACCTCGCTTTCTAATGAATTCCATAAAGGAACAacttcagaccatctggtgaaataatcagtagcagtCAGGATCCACTTATGTCCGGCTGAACTTGGGGGGTTGATCATTTCgataaaatcaaggccccattgagtgaAAGGCTCTTCCACTAACATGGGCCTGAGTGGCATTGCATCTTTCTTACTCCATCCCATGTAATATTGGCACTCTTTACATCCCCTCACTAAATTGTGTGTCTTTGAACATGGACGACCAAAAATACCTAGCTTGAGTAATCTTGATAGTGGTTGTGGGTGCAGAGAAAAGGCCTCCTGAGGAGCCGTAGTGGAACTCATGTAGGATTTTATCAACTTGGCTCTAGTCTACACAATGGAGTAggactccatcaaaatttcttttaaaaagagTTCCATCTATTAAGCGGAAACTGCTATTTTGGAGTCTGTAAAATCTTCTCTTAGCCGGGGGGAGATTTTCGGGAAAAATCCCAGTCTTCATAAAGTGCTTTCTTTTGTCAATCTAGCTATCATTTGGAACATCAGGCAAAAACATAACTGTTTCCTCTGTGGCCACTTCATCATCGCGGGGCTCGCATTCTTGCACTATATATTCACATAGGCCTCTTCTACGAACAAACTTTGTTGGCTTGATATCGACATTATATTCCaagatcttagtgatccaatttgccatttttttagtgatgtcaccctccataatgTATTCCCTTACTGCGGGATGGGCTACGTACACCATGGTTTTATTACAGGCAATGAAATGCCTAAATTTCTTTAGTCCTTTTACAGCGGCTAAGGCTTGCTTGTCGACAAAGTTGTATCGggcctcataatccttaagagtttttgaatggaaagctatgggatgctctCCTCCTTTTTGGGCATCTTTTTTGGGTTAGGATCATGGCGATGCTATGCTGACCAGAAAAAAATGTACATTATGATGTCCTTTGACATGTTTGAGTTAGACAATATGGGAGTGGAGCAgatagcattttttatttcatcaaaagctTTTTTGGCCTcagtagtccatttgaaatgtatatctttTTTTAACATGAGGGCGATGGGTATTATTATTCCGGCAAAGTCAAAAATAAAACgactaacaaaattgacctttcctaaaaaagattggactccctttttgttgaccgggaggggaaggtctttaatggCTTTGACTCGGTCTGGGTCAATGGAAACACCCTCTTTTGAAACTATATGCCCAAGTAATTTTCCTTGAGGAACCCCAAAGATACACTTTTGGGGGTTTAAGgaaatcccaaattcaagacatttttggaggactaatTCGAGATGGTCAAAATGATCCTCCCGATGCTTGGAAAACATAGTCAGGTCATCTAAGTATATTAAGATGATCTTATTAATTAGCTCTTTGAAGgctaaatccatggccctttgaaaagttgccccAACGTTTGACAATCCAAAGGGCATCTTTTGGTACGCAAAAACGTCCCCCACTTAGTGGTGAACGTTGTCTTGTGCTGGTCCTCTGCTTTCACACTtacctgattatatcctgagaaactggCGAGCATTGAGAACATTTTTTATCCTGCCACCATGCTCAATAATTGTTCCATTGATGGTAGAGGATAGTGGTCTTTGAGAGATGCTcgatttagatctcgaaaatccaCACAGAGccagatatctccattctttttcctaacagggaccaaatttgacacccatgtactGTGTTTTATGGGGTAAATGATCCTTGATTCGACCGGCTTTTTCAACTCTTGAGCCATGAGAGATTCAGTTTTTGGGTTAACCAGTCTTT
This window harbors:
- the LOC131040773 gene encoding uncharacterized protein LOC131040773, which translates into the protein MGWSKKDAMPLRPMLVEEPFTQWGLDFIEMINPPSSAGHKWILTATDYFTRWSEVVPLWNSLESEVLAFLEDLTCRYGPPKIIISDNVHAFTGSEYKREWHHHLRSALWADCITPKKILKNSPYKLIYGKDALFPMSLEISALQLLKSMEVAENSPMAVRLAEIMELEEAREATFMAVQDRQEVVKRWFDSKKSSDLVFTLGDLVLK